The sequence below is a genomic window from Pleurocapsa sp. PCC 7327.
TCTCGCTCGAACTGCGATCGCCCTAGAGCAAATTTTACCCTATGCCGGACAATTTCAATTCAATCCAACAGTTGAATTCGACCTGACCTATGGCGAAGCTCATCGCGGCTTAAATTTGTCTAAGTTAAAGTTTAATATTGCTCGCCGTTATAAAGAATGGTCTTATCTCGCTCCTACTATTCCCTCAATGGAGGCAGTTCCCCACCTCCTACAAACCGATCTAAAACGACTTCCCTTACCAAAAGTTCGCCAGCATTTGTATCAATGGGTCGATGGTAAGCATACCTTGGTTGATATTGCCGAAAAGATCGATCGAGATCCCTTGCAACTGGCTCGACTTTATCAAACTTGGGCGCAAATAGGTTGGGTCAGTTTTAAAGAAAATCTTGCTAGCGATCGCAAAAATCTACCAACCATTCTCTCTGTCGATGATAGCCCAACGATCCAAATGCGGATTTTGCAAGCTTTGGGCGATCGCTATAGAGTTTTATTAGCTAGCAATGGGTCGGATGGACTCAAGTTGCTCCTGCTCGCTCGAGAACCCGTCTCGCTATTGCTATTGGATATCAACCTGCCAGATATCGACGGATTAGAAATGTGTCGTACCGTGCGAAGTCTTCCTAAGTTTCGAGACTTGCCTATTGTCATGTTGACAACTAGAAATACTTTGGTTGACAAAATGAAAGGGATAATCGCTGGAACCAATCGCTATTTAACTAAGCCAATTGAGACAGAGAAATTGCTTAAAGTTGTTAGCGAGTTCGTATGAGCGACTGAAGCGAGCGAAGTTCTGCGTCTGTCGCGCCCTCCCCAGCACAATGTTGAGTAACAATATCTGACAAAATAT
It includes:
- a CDS encoding response regulator; translated protein: MPHGKYQPKQLGTLLNILRSHRASGTLHVKATIALDAQARSRVLVFQGGEITYGDYSIPDRLSLAKKLTKQFKPAMSEIAIKFAREKATNSTSARELLEVLCKIRVLSWEQIESFVLARTAIALEQILPYAGQFQFNPTVEFDLTYGEAHRGLNLSKLKFNIARRYKEWSYLAPTIPSMEAVPHLLQTDLKRLPLPKVRQHLYQWVDGKHTLVDIAEKIDRDPLQLARLYQTWAQIGWVSFKENLASDRKNLPTILSVDDSPTIQMRILQALGDRYRVLLASNGSDGLKLLLLAREPVSLLLLDINLPDIDGLEMCRTVRSLPKFRDLPIVMLTTRNTLVDKMKGIIAGTNRYLTKPIETEKLLKVVSEFV